A stretch of DNA from Pseudopipra pipra isolate bDixPip1 chromosome 1, bDixPip1.hap1, whole genome shotgun sequence:
taatttctctttcacaCTTTTCTCCTGAGAACAGACTTTTCTGATTGTGCTTTTAGTAGGTTCAACACCTTCCTTtgtaattttcttaatttgagagatgtaaattaaaaaaataatggaacaaaccaccaaaatccaaagaacaacagcagcaaaacaagcaaataaacaagcaaacacacaaacaaaaagactaaaaaaagaagacaggCTGTACATATTGCACCagaacaagtgacaggaccagaTAGGATACTTTGGGCACCAGGTACCTTCTTGTGTAAATGAACTTCTGCACACCAGCAGGTGCTTGTGGGGGACAGTATTTGAAAGTGGCTCAGCACCTGGAGCCAGGGTACAGCAGGCAGACTTGCAGCTGAGACTCCAAAGTGGGACAGGAAGATACTTCAGCAGAAAAGAGCTCAGAATTCTCAAAGGATGGAACGTAACCACACTCTTAGAAAAGCTACaggggcttttccagcctccagTTGTCACTGCTATCCCAAGAGTACCATGAGGGGTCCCAATACCATGATACCACCTGTATGCTTTCTTCCATGTTAATCTGCTACCTCTGTAAAGATAACACAAGCCATGGAGCCTGACCTGTTCCCCTTCACTTGGGATCCAAAGCACAAGGTGGGACTTAAAAAGAGCaagactttccttttttttttttctttttttttttaaataaaggtaTTATTAGCTAGAGCATTTAGGGACTGGTTAAGCATTTGAAAAGGAGCAGTTCAACACAATTATTCTCATAAAATAAAGTCCCAGCTACTGTTTATCATTGTGCAGTTTTCTTACATACTTTTAGCCTGTGTCACCTAGAACACCATTCTTAGCACATTAGACAGTTGACCCATTTTTTCTCTACGTTACGAGACACTTCCTGATTCCCTTCCTATCTAGCCCTCTTCCACCTGCAGCTTCTGCAGAAAGCTGCCATAAAAATGCAAGCACCAGCTGTCTTAGAGGCTCTCTATCTATGACAAGTCACCAATTGCAATAACTGACAccagcatttttcattttaccaCCTCATTCCTGAGCTGTATGGTTTCAGATGCATCAGTGAGGTTTTCTGCTTGTTATTGTCTAGAATGAGTGCCTTCATATGCTATGAGTGAATTGTAAATCATTAGTTGCTAATATATTGAACATGCCTCCCATGGAACTCTTAGACTGTATTATACATTAATTTGCAAATGTTCAAACACTGTCTGTTTTCAAATGTTATTTGGAGGTTATAAATAATCCTCTTTCTAGTAAAATAACCCTCTACTTTTTTATCTTCTTATCAACAACTCAGTGTGGCAAATCTGTGAATATCCACTTTCTGTTTAAAGAAATTCTCTCTGATATTACTGCACCGAAAGCCAATTATTCACTCCACATTGCCAACAGACTCTATGCTGAAAAGACAAGTGCAATCCTACCGGTGAGTGATTTCTTACTAAACTCTGTGTAAACCTGTAATCAGGAGGACTGGCCAGAGTAGGTGATCTGTTAATCCAACAGTCCCCACTGGTGTGGATTTACATGGCTTTTCCCTTTGCCACTTCCCTGGCAATAGTCTGAATGGAAAGCAATTTGAGGCAAAAAATATGGCCCTATTCAAAAATGAATGGACtaataaacaaaattatttggTAATGTAATTCCCCACTCCCCACTTGCCCCCcactggttgtttgtttttttttttcccaagaaataATTTGACTTTGGCATATTTCTTCACTTGAAAGCCTCACCTCAAAAACAACTTCTGAAAGTGtcaaaatctttctttcatattttcaaaagaaaagataaaaaatattcaaaataaaagaaacttcttatcttaaaaataagggaaaaatttaaaaaaaaaagaaagtagacacaaagaaaataaaacagtctgAAATGAACTTTAAAATAGGGAGTTTGGATCAGACTTTCttccagaaaatatttaaacatttttaatatatactcTTAACTAGTCGAGTAACAGAAATTTCAGATCTGAAAATGTCTTGGGCTAGAAGAATTTTTCTATATCACTATAAAAATTCTATTAGccacattttatttcactttcatactgttttttaaaaaaatgactaTTTTTTGGCTACAATTGATGTCGTTACAGATCTATGTAAAATGTGTGAAGAAACTGTACAGGGCTGGTCTGGAAATGGTCAACTTCAAAACAGCATCAAATCAAGCCAGACAGCGCATTAATTCCTGGGTGAAAAATCAGACAAATGGTAAAGTCACACAAGATTATGAAATATATTTCCCTCTGACAACTGTATTTTAACAGCTTCTGGAAAGACTAAACATTAGAGGAGAAatttcctcctcctgtctcCATTAGTGGATATTTCCTGTGGAAAGTGATGACTCTATTGCACCTGTGTGCCAGTGACAGTGTGTTTTAAACATATCTGGCAAAGGCAGAGATGCCAGGATATGTAAAGTTTATATGCATGCTTTCTGTGTCTGGAGAGCTTAACTTACCCAAGATTAGTCCCGGCTTCTCTAGAATATGGGCATAATTATACAAGGATATGCTGTATGGGTAAGAAGTGGGCTTCCAGGGCAGAAAGTAATGCACACTAAGCTGATGGTGGGAAATGAATGATTCAGAAGCTGGTATATGTTCATCATGTTAAGGTGGAGGAAAAACCAAGAGTAAATTGTGAGAAGGAAATAcagtgagaaagagaaaatctgTATTGCTGCTTCCATCTCCATTCCCTTCTTTTCTatataaatcttttttttccaaatcactGGTTAGAAATATCCTTGAGGATCTATAACACTCTTAGACCTACCTGTCTTCTTGAAGAAATGTCTGGCCATGTGCCAATTTTCCGTGTATTAAATCATCCTCATGAACCTGAAATCCATGTGCATACCTTTGAAGAAGAGAAAGTCAAGTCACGCAGCAGCATGTTGACTGACATCTAAAATGCAAGATTACTGCTATGAAACTTACCACTCTATGCCctgcttcttttttaaaggacGTATCCAAGATTTGCTTGAACCAGGCTCTGTTGATCTGCATACTGTGCTGGTCCTTGTGAATGCCATTTACTTCAAGGGGATATGGAAGAGCGCGTTTAAAGAAGAAGACACTCGGGAAGTGCCCTTCAGTGTGACAAAGGTGgggggcacagacacagcttctgACCAGGGAGACAGGCTATTGGCTTGCACAAACAGTGGGCTGGGTGATGTAAAGACAACATTCTCTTGTTGTCGGCCAAGTGATTTAGCTGGGCCCCTCACTGTCAGATTTGCAAGATCTGTGTCTGACCAGAGCACACAGCAGATGAGAGGAAAATGGAGACACAGCTCTTCTTTAAAGGCAACAAACTTGAAGATCAAACTCTGTCTCTTTCAAAGGGCTTGTACATTTGACTGACCAAAGAAAAACATTGCTCCCCAGTCATATCATCTCACATTTCTGTTTTTGCAGCAAGAGAGCAGACCTGTGCAAATGATGTTTCAGAATGGTACCTTCAATGTAGGAAGAGTGGctgcagagaaaatgaagatCCTGGAGCTTCCATATACCAGCGGAGAGCTGAGCCTGCTGGTGCTGTTGCCTGATGACATCTTTGGTCTGGAACAGGTATGACTCTGGCAGGGGAAGCAGAAGAGTTATCACTTCAGTGGGGCTTGGCTTCTGTCAGATTTTTTGCTGTCCCTTTACGTCCCAGTTGCCCACAccatggctgtgctgggcaggcaggggagcAGAAAAGCCACCCAGGTGCTACCAGGTGCTCAGGCAGAGACTGGCCTCTTAGGAGAACACTGAACTTAGTTTTATAAAAGGAAGGTAAGGCAGCGTAGTGCTGCTGTAGCCCCACAAAAGAGGATGTATATAtgccagattttattttttttttaaattgaggtAATTTCACACCCATACCATCCTCCCTACCTCTCCTCCCTTGGCTGTAAACTGTTGAGGAAACACTGCTAAAATTGTTGAGAATTAGACATTCTTTGAAGGAATCACTGatgagttttttaaaataaaattatcatcaAACATCATAAGTGGACTGCTTTCAAAAATTGCTGCGATTGTGTCATCATGGAATGAAAATCGAAGTTAGATAAAGCATGAtcttaataaaatattcttgaTTTTGAAATTGTGAAACCAATCAAGCTAAACAAACTGATCAAAACCACTTCTTCAGTTAAGACCTCAGAGAGTCTTAAGCATGGAGATGGAAAGGAAATGCATGGAAGATATTTGGAAATTATGCATCGAGCAGGAAAGAGACTTGAGTCTAATTGGATGAATATCAACCACAGAAATAATCCATGAACATAAAAGGACAGAACATGAGAATGATGTagacagtaaaagaaaatgccAAAACTATTTTTAGTTAGGTTGAATCAGTTTTTTCCAGATTCATCAAAACTAGTAAAAGAAATAGTTTtgtacttttaagaaaaaaagagaaaagtgcGACCAGAATGCAGTGAGGCAAGGATACAAATATAATCTACTGCCTGTGCAACAGGaaatgaaacttttttctttgtcttggAAGAAAATGAAGCCAAAGACCTGAGTGAATGCAGAATGCTaacagcaaagaggaaaaaaatcgGACAGATGGAAGGGAgaaacaaaacttgaaaaattaatttgattcaATCACTTAAAATAAAGTTATCAATGTGTTAAAATTTACCTATCTGTAcccaagaaagggaaaaagcaatGCAGTCTGCATTATATAAACAATTACTCTTATTTCAGCAAtacttttgaattaaaaaatagaattattaaAGATGTAGAAGAGTTTGCATTTGTTAGGCACTATTAACCGTAGGTAAATTTTTATGGTCTGTTTTTTTGCAATCTCTTTCACAGGCTGACTAATTTGCTAGGCTGTGAAATTGTTGGGTTGTGCTTTATGAGACGTAAGATTAATTGGACAAGAGGGGATGTGTCAAGTTGATAAAGAACTGAATAAAAGGACAGTGACACAGGCAGTAGTGGAGAAGGATGTCAATAGGATGACTGTAAGAACCActctggttggttggtttttatgACAGCCTTGTCTGAAATGAAGAATTTGCATTTGCATCCCAGGCATTTCATTCCCTGCCTCTCTTTGCAGCTCGAGAACAAAATCAGCTTTGATAAACTTACAGAGTGGACCAGTCCCAGTGTGATGGAGCAGAAGAGGGTGAAAGTGTACCTCCCACGCATGAAGATTGAGGAAAAATATAACCTCACATCTGTCTTAACAGCCTTGGGTATGACCGACCTGTTCAGCCCCTCGGCCAATCTCTCTGGCATCTCTTCAGCAGAGAGCCTGAAGATATCTGAGGCTGTCCATGAGGCGTACATGGAAGTCACTGAGGAGGGCACTGAGGTGACTGGCTCAACTGTTGTGACAGGAGATACTCAAGCATCCTCTGAGTCTGAAGAGTTTAGGGCTGACCACCCATTCCTTTTCTTAATCAAACACAATCCAAGCAACATGATCCTCTTCTTTGGTAGATATTGTTCACCCTAGAGAAAGAATGAGTTGGAAACAATGCTTGCCTTCCCCTCAGAAACAGCCACCCCCCTTACTCTAATATTGTATAATCTCTTCAACATTTTCTCCAAGTGGAAAGGCTCATGTAAGATGCCCATTAAGGAAACTCCCATAGCAAAGAGATACCTGCAGGTGAGGAAACAGTAGCAAGCATGCTTACTTGTGTCCCTTCTCGGACTGTTTTCAGCGTTGCTTGAGCTAAGCAAAGACTGAGCCCACTGAGACTAGAGACTCTCACAAGCCAGGAAGGGGTCAAGTGATTTTCATTCAAGGAACTAGTTGCAGATATGAATGGGATAATCTTTGGGAGTCCATTACATAGAAAGACATGGGCTGTGCTCATCCCATCCCCTGGTAGCATCCTGCTGACAAACCCATGTTGTTGTTCCTGAAACACAGTCCTTGAGATCTCTAGTCTGGAGGAGATGCTTGTGGATAAGACTCTGCTATGCAGGTTATTAATTGGTGCCtatgtaaattttatttttttttatttagctgTTGGGAAATGGTGTACATTATCACCAGAGTTGTCCTCTCACCATGAATACTTCACATAATTCAGAATTTCTTTCAGAGGTTCTTCAAAGTGATGGAGAGTGCAAGGAGATCTAACGTACTTAGGTGCAGTTATGCCTTCTCACAATGTGTAGATTTGAAGCCTTAAACATGGATATCTGGATGATCCAGATTATCCAGGACTCAGAACTACCAGGCAAAAGAGCTGAATTCTTGCCTAAAACACCTGAAGAACTTAAAATTTGagattattttgatttttgtgaaAAATACTGCAAGTGGTGCtaaagaaactgatttttccACAAGgaattttatgaaaaaacacagcttttaaaataatcccATCTCTGTTGGTCTTGCTTAGCTAGTACACTTCAATTAGTCCCTGGAAAGCTCTCAAGTGTTCAAAATTCAAGTACATTATTATTCCATGAATGCAGCTGGGCTTCTTCATTCCCATGATAATTCGAGGCTACATCTCTTGTTCTCAAGAAACACATGAGAATACTAATATTCTCTGTCTTTTGTTCCTATGTGTCTATTGCCATCTCCAAATATGGATATATTGTCTCAATACTATTACCTGTTTTCATTCTAATCATACATTATTGAGTTTGATGCGtacaattgatttttttgttaaCATAATAAAAGAAAGTCACAAATGCTTGTCATGaaattatgtttattttcttaattttctggACCATAAATCCTTAGAAATATTATTACAGTGATAACTGTTGTGAGCAAAATGGAATTAAGTATAAAATCCTCCTGTTTTAGAATGAATAAGCATGTAGATATGAAGTTTCCTAGGCATTTAGTTAAATGAATGTTAAATGAATGTTTCCAGTTTGTTAAATGAATGAATGCACACATTTAGAGTTTGATTCCCCTCTGTAGCACAGATTACCAAGAAATAGCCTAATGGAATGGAAAACTGATTTCTTCTTATGTATTTTTCAATACAATTCCAATGGGTATTAAAGATGCACTGACAATTAGTATGATAAATATTTCAAGGAACAAGTATTCCATCAACTCTGCCATTTTAGAGGATGAAATCACCTGAAAAATCATACAACTCAAAAAGCATAAGAAAGAATAAGTAAATTGACAACTATTAGGCAAAGCATTTCCCCACTGAGAGTTTTGAGAGGAGGTACTCTATTGTTAATATTGGCTATCAGCTATTCCAATATTAAGAGACAGaacaaccctggatgtacatacagactggggaacaagatgctggagagcagccccacagaaagggacctgatGATCCTGGTTTATGGCAAGTTAAATATAAACCAACACTGTGTCCTGGCAGCCAAAGGGGCCAGCTGTGTCCCAAGTTGCATCCCAGCATggccagctggtcaagggaggtgattgtcctgccCTGCGCTGTGCTGGTGCGGCCTCAcattgaatattgtgtgcagtttggggcaccacaatataagaaa
This window harbors:
- the LOC135417967 gene encoding ovalbumin-related protein X-like — protein: MGSISAANAEFCFDVFKELRVHRANDNIFYCPLSMMAALAMVYLGARGNTEYQMEKVLHFDKIAGLGSIQTKVQKSKCGKSVNIHFLFKEILSDITAPKANYSLHIANRLYAEKTSAILPIYVKCVKKLYRAGLEMVNFKTASNQARQRINSWVKNQTNGRIQDLLEPGSVDLHTVLVLVNAIYFKGIWKSAFKEEDTREVPFSVTKQESRPVQMMFQNGTFNVGRVAAEKMKILELPYTSGELSLLVLLPDDIFGLEQLENKISFDKLTEWTSPSVMEQKRVKVYLPRMKIEEKYNLTSVLTALGMTDLFSPSANLSGISSAESLKISEAVHEAYMEVTEEGTEVTGSTVVTGDTQASSESEEFRADHPFLFLIKHNPSNMILFFGRYCSP